In Juglans microcarpa x Juglans regia isolate MS1-56 chromosome 4S, Jm3101_v1.0, whole genome shotgun sequence, a single window of DNA contains:
- the LOC121263363 gene encoding transcription factor MYB108-like: MDAEVRGRGSAKQVSNSDQEGMDIRRGPWTDEEDSMLKNYVTINGEGRWNSVARCTGLKRTGKSCRLRWLNYLRPDVKRGNITLQEQLLILELHSRWGNRWSKIAQYLPGRTDNEIKNYWRTRVQKQAKQLKCDVNSKQFRDAMRYVWMPRLIERIRAMATSKSQYLDGPTNTYCPDLPLNNQTGLVPNQSHAPMSSGPAETYLRPAISSTSSDSSEAQVSSDLTDCYDLPCGNYIEISQNESGGLIQQGLDIQTYNDDQHHSNGWFGGGVDTLDSLWDDEESMWFLLQQLGDVNEV, translated from the exons ATGGATGCTGAAGTGAGAGGTCGTGGGTCTGCAAAACAGGTGAGTAATTCTGATCAGGAGGGCATGGACATTAGGAGAGGTCCATGGACAGATGAAGAGGACTCCATGCTCAAGAATTATGTCACCATCAACGGTGAGGGTCGATGGAATTCCGTTGCTCGCTGCACAG GCTTGAAGCGAACGGGTAAAAGCTGCAGATTAAGATGGTTAAACTATTTGCGCCCTGATGTCAAACGTGGAAATATCACCCTCCAAGAACAGCTCTTGATTCTTGAGCTTCATTCTCGCTGGGGAAAtag GTGGTCCAAAATAGCACAGTATTTGCCTGGAAGAACAGACAATGAGATCAAGAACTACTGGAGAACAAGGGTCCAAAAGCAGGCCAAGCAGCTCAAATGTGATGTCAATAGCAAACAATTCAGAGACGCCATGCGTTACGTATGGATGCCCAGATTGATAGAGAGAATCCGGGCCATGGCCACCTCCAAATCCCAGTATTTGGATGGACCCACCAACACATATTGTCCTGATCTTCCCCTCAACAATCAGACAGGGCTCGTTCCAAATCAAAGCCATGCACCCATGTCATCCGGTCCGGCTGAGACCTACTTGAGGCCCGCAATATCGAGTACTTCTTCGGATTCATCGGAGGCCCAAGTTTCCTCGGATCTAACTGATTGTTACGATTTACCATGTGGTAATTACATCGAGATTTCTCAAAACGAATCAGGAGGTTTGATCCAGCAGGGCTTGGATATCCAAACATATAATGATGATCAGCATCATAGCAATGGATGGTTTGGTGGTGGGGTCGACACATTGGATAGTTTGTGGGATGATGAAGAGAGTATGTGGTTTTTGCTACAACAGCTTGGTGATGTTAATGAGGTCTAA